The Syntrophorhabdaceae bacterium nucleotide sequence AGCAGAATAAAGAGCTTGCCCAGGCAATGAATCAACTGTCGAGCGGTTTTTTCTCACCTGAGAACCAGGGGTATTTTCAGCCTGTGGTGAATAGTCTCCTCGATGGTGACCATTATTGTGTTCTGGCAGATTATGCCTCATATGTAAGCTGTCAGGAAGAGGTCTCAAGGGTCTATGGGGAGCACGACCGGTGGATAAAAATGGCTGTTCTGAATGTTGCGCGGTCGGGAAAATTTTCAAGTGACAGGGCTATCAGGGAATATGCCGAAAATATCTGGCATATAGCATCACTGGACGTTTGATACAAAAAATCTCAGGTAAGGGATTCATATGGAACAATATCCCCATATCTTTTCACCGGGCCGTATAGGCCGTCTTGAAACGAAAAACCGTATTAAATATGCTGCGACAGAGACCAATTTCCCCTTCAGTGATGGTTTTGTCAGTGACCGGGAGGTTGCGTATATGGAGGCTCAGGCAAAAGGCGGGGCAGGTATTGTCACCACCCAGGGGGCTTACCCTGACCGAAAGGGTGAGGGAAAAGGTTTCAAGGGGATGATGGCGATATGGGATGACCGTTTTATCCCGGGATTGGCGCGTATTGCCGACATTATTAAAAAGAACGGCGCCCTATCATGCCTTCAGATACTTCATTGCGGCAGGGAAGGCGGGGTTGAACTGGATTACTGTCTTATGCCCTCGGTGGTGTCTCAGAAACTCTCGTATTTCAAACCGCCCCGGCAGATAACGAAGGAGGAGATCAAGGCCTCGCTGCGGGATCATATAGAGGCGGCGAAAAGGGCAAGGGCAGCAGGTTTTGATATGATAGAGATATCCGGTATAGTGGGCTACCTTCTCTCGACCTTCATATCCCGTTATACCAATAAGCGTGAAGATGAATACGGCGGCGACATCAGGAACAGGTGCAGGCTGATGGTCGAAGTGCTTCAGGGCATCAAGGCTGAAACAGGGAATATGCCCGTTGGGATCAGGCTGTGCGGCCATGAATTGCTTGACGACCGGGGTGGAAATACGATGGAAGAAAGTATTGAAAGCTTCCGTATCGCCGAAGAAGCAGGCGCCGATTATGTCAGTGTTACGATAGGATGGCACGAATCCTCACAATCTGTTATTACGAGGGATGTCCCAATGGGATACTGGCTGCCTGTGGCTGAAGCGGTCAAAA carries:
- a CDS encoding FAD-dependent oxidoreductase yields the protein MEQYPHIFSPGRIGRLETKNRIKYAATETNFPFSDGFVSDREVAYMEAQAKGGAGIVTTQGAYPDRKGEGKGFKGMMAIWDDRFIPGLARIADIIKKNGALSCLQILHCGREGGVELDYCLMPSVVSQKLSYFKPPRQITKEEIKASLRDHIEAAKRARAAGFDMIEISGIVGYLLSTFISRYTNKREDEYGGDIRNRCRLMVEVLQGIKAETGNMPVGIRLCGHELLDDRGGNTMEESIESFRIAEEAGADYVSVTIGWHESSQSVITRDVPMGYWLPVAEAVKKNVTIPVMMAFRQFTPDIPEKAITGGMIDFWEMCRPMIADPELPRKVAERREDEIIPCIACNLCFSRLYYHQPIMCTVRPTVGREREQEWGYYGFQKASREKKIAIIGAGPSGLQCGVTAAKRGHEVVIFEKDDVPGGNIRLASMVDEGAVELLRPIRTLEAECRRLGVRIRLGEECTPDTIQKGSFDVAVIATGATVRQYPVIGKGSFLTPSDIMVKGHKPGERVAIIGGSGAGLGVAIFLLRQGDYRITIIEESGKLGRDVNPFYLWQ